One Streptomyces sp. B21-105 genomic region harbors:
- the uvrB gene encoding excinuclease ABC subunit UvrB, producing the protein MRPVSHIERTVAPFEVVSPYQPSGDQPTAIAELAQRVEAGEKDVVLLGATGTGKSATTAWMIEKLQRPTLVMAPNKTLAAQLANEFRELLPNNAVEYFVSYYDYYQPEAYVPQSDTYIEKDSSINEEVERLRHSATNSLLTRRDVVVVASVSCIYGLGTPQEYVDRMVPLRVGDELDRDQLLRRFVDIQYTRNDLAFTRGTFRVRGDTIEIFPVYEELAVRIEMFGDEIEGLSTLHPLTGEIISEDQQLYIFPATHYVAGPERLERAANDIEKELGERLAELEKQGKLLEAQRLRMRTTYDLEMLRQIGSCSGVENYSMHFDGRSPGSPPNTLLDYFPDDFLLVIDESHVTVPQIGAMYEGDASRKRTLVDHGFRLPSALDNRPLKWEEFQERIGQTVYLSATPGKYELSRGDGVVEQIIRPTGLIDPEVVVKPTEGQIDDLVHEIRQRVEKDERVLVTTLTKKMAEDLTAYFLELGIQVRYLHSDVDTLRRIELLRELRAGEFDVLVGINLLREGLDLPEVSLVAILDADKEGFLRSGTSLIQTIGRAARNVSGQVHMYADKITPGMERAIDETNRRREKQVAYNTANGIDPQPLRKKINDIVAQIAREEVDTEQLLGSGYRAKKDGRATKAPVPSLGDKAAKGAKSGQARGKAAVTVPTDRPAAELAEQIEEMTERMRAAAADLQFEVAARIRDEVSEMKKELRQMKEAGLA; encoded by the coding sequence ATGCGGCCCGTTTCCCACATCGAACGCACGGTGGCGCCCTTCGAGGTCGTCAGTCCCTACCAGCCCAGCGGCGACCAGCCGACGGCCATCGCCGAGCTCGCCCAGCGCGTCGAAGCGGGCGAGAAAGACGTCGTCCTGCTCGGCGCGACCGGCACCGGAAAGTCCGCCACCACCGCGTGGATGATCGAGAAGCTCCAGCGCCCCACCCTGGTGATGGCGCCGAACAAGACCCTGGCCGCCCAGCTGGCGAACGAGTTCCGGGAGCTGCTGCCGAACAACGCCGTCGAATACTTCGTCTCGTACTACGACTACTACCAGCCCGAGGCGTACGTCCCGCAGTCGGACACCTACATCGAGAAGGACTCCTCGATCAACGAGGAGGTCGAGCGCCTGCGTCACTCCGCGACCAACTCACTGCTCACCCGCCGTGACGTGGTCGTGGTCGCCTCGGTCTCCTGCATCTACGGCCTCGGCACCCCGCAGGAGTACGTGGACCGGATGGTCCCCCTCAGAGTCGGCGACGAGCTCGACCGGGACCAACTGCTGCGCCGCTTCGTCGACATCCAGTACACCCGCAACGACCTGGCGTTCACCCGTGGCACCTTCCGGGTGCGCGGCGACACCATCGAGATCTTCCCGGTCTACGAGGAACTCGCCGTCCGTATCGAGATGTTCGGCGACGAGATCGAGGGCCTGTCCACCCTGCACCCGCTCACCGGCGAGATCATCAGCGAGGACCAGCAGCTGTACATCTTCCCCGCCACCCATTACGTGGCGGGCCCCGAGCGGCTCGAGCGGGCCGCGAACGACATCGAGAAGGAGCTCGGCGAACGCCTGGCCGAGCTGGAGAAGCAGGGCAAGCTGCTGGAGGCGCAGCGCCTGCGCATGCGCACCACGTACGACCTCGAGATGCTCCGCCAGATCGGCTCCTGCTCCGGCGTCGAGAACTACTCGATGCACTTCGACGGCCGCTCGCCCGGCTCCCCGCCGAACACCCTGCTCGACTACTTCCCGGACGACTTCCTGCTCGTCATCGACGAGTCCCATGTCACCGTGCCGCAGATCGGCGCCATGTACGAGGGCGACGCCTCCCGTAAGCGCACCCTCGTCGACCACGGCTTCCGGCTGCCCTCGGCGCTCGACAACCGCCCGCTGAAATGGGAGGAGTTCCAGGAGCGCATCGGGCAGACCGTGTACCTGTCGGCGACTCCCGGCAAGTACGAGCTCTCGCGCGGGGACGGCGTCGTGGAGCAGATCATCCGCCCCACCGGCCTCATCGACCCCGAGGTCGTCGTCAAGCCCACCGAGGGCCAGATCGACGACCTGGTGCACGAGATCCGGCAACGCGTCGAGAAGGACGAACGCGTCCTGGTGACCACGCTCACGAAGAAGATGGCCGAGGACCTCACCGCCTACTTCCTGGAACTCGGCATCCAGGTGCGCTACCTGCACAGCGACGTCGACACGCTGCGCCGTATCGAGCTGCTGCGCGAGCTGCGCGCCGGCGAGTTCGACGTCCTGGTCGGCATCAACCTCCTGCGGGAGGGCCTCGACCTGCCCGAGGTGTCCCTGGTGGCGATCCTCGACGCCGACAAGGAGGGCTTCCTGCGCTCCGGAACCTCGCTCATCCAGACCATCGGCCGGGCGGCGCGCAACGTCTCCGGACAGGTCCACATGTACGCCGACAAGATCACCCCGGGCATGGAACGGGCCATCGACGAGACCAACCGCCGCCGGGAGAAGCAGGTCGCCTACAACACCGCCAACGGCATCGACCCGCAACCGCTCCGCAAGAAGATCAACGACATCGTCGCGCAGATCGCCCGCGAGGAGGTCGACACGGAGCAGCTGCTCGGCTCGGGCTACCGGGCGAAGAAGGACGGCCGCGCCACCAAGGCCCCGGTGCCCTCCCTCGGCGACAAGGCGGCCAAGGGCGCGAAGTCCGGGCAGGCCAGGGGCAAGGCGGCGGTGACGGTGCCGACCGACCGTCCGGCGGCC
- a CDS encoding MHYT domain-containing protein produces MHGTVDGFSYGLVTPLVAYLMACLGGALGLRCTARALRVAHSWRPGWLALGSAAIGSGIWTMHFIAMIGFTVRGAPIHYDKPMTYGSLGVAVVMVGVGIFIVGYRGATGTALFTGGTLTGLGIASMHYLGMAGMRLNGTFEYNTVTVYVSVAIAMAAATAALWAAGQVRGFLWSMGASLVMGLAVTGMHYTGMAALSVHLHTGGAPTAGDSPAALLAPMLIGPLAFLCLAGVVVMFDPLMATGKLDRTPVPHEPGVPAHPPLGHPARGARLHARRTVAHREPRTPQNR; encoded by the coding sequence ATGCACGGCACGGTCGACGGTTTCAGCTACGGACTCGTCACCCCGCTGGTGGCTTACCTCATGGCCTGCCTCGGCGGTGCGCTGGGCCTGCGCTGCACTGCCAGAGCCCTGCGCGTCGCCCACTCCTGGCGGCCGGGATGGCTCGCCCTCGGCTCCGCGGCGATCGGCTCCGGGATCTGGACCATGCACTTCATCGCGATGATCGGCTTCACCGTCCGGGGCGCCCCGATCCACTACGACAAACCCATGACCTACGGCAGCCTGGGCGTCGCCGTCGTCATGGTGGGCGTCGGGATCTTCATCGTCGGCTACCGGGGCGCGACCGGAACCGCGTTGTTCACCGGGGGGACCCTCACCGGTCTCGGCATCGCGTCGATGCACTACCTGGGCATGGCCGGGATGCGCCTGAACGGCACCTTCGAGTACAACACGGTCACCGTCTACGTCTCCGTCGCCATCGCCATGGCCGCCGCCACCGCCGCCCTGTGGGCCGCGGGGCAGGTCAGGGGATTCCTGTGGAGCATGGGCGCCAGCCTGGTCATGGGGCTCGCCGTCACCGGCATGCACTACACCGGCATGGCCGCCCTCAGCGTCCATCTGCACACGGGCGGCGCCCCGACCGCCGGCGACTCGCCCGCCGCCCTGCTCGCACCGATGCTGATCGGCCCCCTCGCGTTCCTCTGCCTCGCCGGCGTCGTCGTGATGTTCGACCCGCTGATGGCGACGGGCAAGCTCGACCGGACGCCCGTGCCGCACGAACCCGGCGTCCCGGCGCACCCGCCCCTCGGGCACCCGGCACGCGGCGCCCGGCTCCACGCCCGCCGCACCGTGGCCCACCGCGAGCCCCGCACCCCGCAGAACCGCTGA
- a CDS encoding glycerophosphodiester phosphodiesterase encodes MHTRVVAVTTTAVLGAVALLIPVHSARAGISSRPAVIAHRGASALAPENTLDAVDRAASLGTLWVENDVQRTRDGELVVIHDESLRRTTDVEEVFPDRAPWKVKDFTAAEIARLDAGSWFAPAYAGVRVPTLTQYVDLVDRNHQKLLLEIKNPELYPGIEQEVLKLLGDEGWLDERHLANRLIVQSLNADCLRTVHELMPAVQTGMLGMPALSDLPRFSVFADQVNPSYTALSWAYVAAVQELTGPHGRPMKVFTWTVDDSETARAVAGYGVDGVITDKPDVVRRALYWY; translated from the coding sequence ATGCACACACGCGTAGTTGCCGTCACGACCACCGCGGTCCTGGGCGCCGTGGCACTCCTGATTCCCGTCCACAGCGCCCGCGCGGGCATCTCGTCGCGGCCCGCGGTGATCGCTCACCGGGGGGCCTCCGCCCTCGCCCCCGAGAACACCCTGGACGCCGTGGACCGCGCGGCGTCGCTGGGCACTCTCTGGGTGGAGAACGACGTCCAGCGCACCCGGGACGGCGAACTCGTGGTCATCCACGACGAAAGCCTCCGTCGGACGACCGACGTCGAAGAGGTGTTTCCGGACCGGGCTCCCTGGAAGGTGAAGGACTTCACCGCCGCGGAGATCGCGCGCCTCGACGCGGGAAGCTGGTTCGCCCCCGCCTACGCGGGCGTGCGTGTGCCGACGCTGACGCAGTACGTCGACCTGGTCGACCGCAACCACCAGAAACTGCTTCTGGAGATCAAGAACCCCGAGCTCTACCCGGGCATCGAGCAGGAGGTGCTCAAGCTCCTGGGCGACGAGGGGTGGCTGGACGAGCGCCACCTCGCCAACCGGCTCATCGTGCAGAGTCTCAACGCCGACTGTCTGCGGACGGTCCACGAGCTGATGCCCGCGGTGCAGACCGGCATGCTCGGCATGCCGGCTCTGTCGGACCTGCCCCGGTTCTCGGTCTTCGCCGACCAGGTCAACCCGTCCTACACGGCCCTCTCCTGGGCGTACGTCGCCGCCGTGCAGGAGCTCACCGGGCCGCACGGGCGGCCGATGAAGGTCTTCACCTGGACCGTCGACGACTCGGAGACCGCCCGGGCCGTCGCCGGATACGGCGTCGACGGCGTCATCACCGACAAGCCCGACGTGGTCCGGCGGGCGCTGTACTGGTACTGA
- a CDS encoding methylated-DNA--[protein]-cysteine S-methyltransferase, whose amino-acid sequence MDSHAEYGQRVVWAVVGTDIGPLMLAATSVGLLNVVFHATDAVRDKALARLAERLGTEPVEAPGCPLLAEAIRQFDAYFSGRRQVFELPLDWSLISGFNRRVLRELASGVPYGAVVGYGDLAERVGQPGAAQAVGAAMGSNPLPLVVPCHRVVERDGGIGGFGGGLETKRKLLALEGVLPEPLF is encoded by the coding sequence ATGGACAGCCATGCGGAGTACGGGCAGCGGGTCGTGTGGGCCGTCGTCGGCACCGACATCGGGCCGCTGATGCTGGCGGCGACCTCCGTGGGGCTGCTCAACGTCGTCTTCCACGCCACCGACGCGGTGCGCGACAAAGCGCTCGCCAGGCTGGCGGAGCGGCTGGGCACGGAGCCCGTCGAGGCGCCCGGCTGCCCGTTGCTGGCCGAGGCGATACGCCAGTTCGACGCCTACTTCTCAGGGCGGCGGCAGGTCTTCGAGCTACCCCTGGACTGGTCCCTGATCTCGGGCTTCAACCGCCGGGTGCTGCGCGAGCTGGCCTCCGGCGTTCCCTACGGGGCCGTCGTGGGCTACGGCGATCTGGCGGAGCGGGTGGGGCAGCCGGGGGCGGCGCAGGCGGTGGGAGCGGCGATGGGATCCAATCCGCTGCCGCTCGTCGTGCCCTGTCACCGGGTGGTGGAGAGGGACGGCGGCATCGGCGGCTTCGGCGGCGGTCTGGAGACGAAGAGGAAGCTGCTCGCCCTGGAAGGGGTCCTGCCCGAGCCGTTGTTCTGA